A genomic segment from Bubalus bubalis isolate 160015118507 breed Murrah chromosome 5, NDDB_SH_1, whole genome shotgun sequence encodes:
- the CCDC87 gene encoding coiled-coil domain-containing protein 87: MEPYKPDPEFQRIYHRLLRPLSLFPRRTTRTASQEHLSQEVPMLLPLPVPRLTAELVCRQVAERLTKSGLEARAPHKVRLRFTEVILDELKCSWQEPPTELGMSHLNNQRLRKRLLIYVLLSCEQLFVRYLHLQKLMSTSSVVFTESATLTRLAASLARDCTVFLTGPDVYRSLLSDFLALLKEEQARVSAPRLRAVGLGAYRLFQVPWHHITGVTQVPHFNLSLNYLIQLSRPRDLVSEPEKDPMKELKSIPQLKKKKPLRWLSSMQKRRESTFTSQIASLPGTSVAPRSRAPPTSHLPLYSQLQRSQSMPSLREGWRLADELGLPPLSPRPLTPLVLVAESKPELARDTVAEDLKQMMKHMQLGWSQYSQLDSGLPPLLGALTYRPAATHHLEELQRKLNSLEEQEALEHRGLHSPKPPLLEPQPVTVTLKLKNQMVQIAAVQVSGRNFLDSFHIEPAGVLYNHLAGELEPKLIEQMDMDRTFGSSIREVYKELMSRVSNNHFTFDQGPLVEPAANKDWSAFLSSAFLRQEKQHRIINTKLAELYPQKASTLQSNADKISSFTSLQASKSWDRWSNRARWLNWWKSTLSVGDYFKYLTTQETDFLHVIFQMYEEEGPVETVAPIKESIKIQHPPSLLEDDEPDFVPGEWDWDTVLEHRLETKSSLLEDSHKILSLQKRLERVWSMLDVPEKDRLDMAIKYSSNARLRQLPALVSAWERALQPIQLREILLGRLEWFERQASDPNRFFQKTDAGLSRFLEENQIRGRLQRKLSMVEAPLVPLLEEIELVFGEPVTFKGRRYLDKMKHDKVEMLYWLQQQRRVRHLTRAKRASHQSILSRKLSSQPLVAPGNTPITL, from the coding sequence ATGGAGCCGTATAAGCCGGACCCCGAATTCCAGCGGATTTACCACCGGTTGCTGCGTCCGTTGTCGCTCTTCCCCCGCAGGACGACACGCACAGCGTCTCAGGAGCACCTCTCGCAGGAGGTTCCGATGCTACTGCCTTTACCGGTTCCACGGCTGACGGCGGAGTTGGTCTGCCGCCAGGTAGCCGAGCGGCTGACCAAAAGCGGGCTGGAGGCGCGGGCGCCTCACAAGGTACGGCTCCGTTTCACCGAGGTCATCCTGGACGAGCTAAAGTGCAGCTGGCAGGAGCCCCCCACCGAACTTGGCATGAGTCACCTGAACAATCAGAGGCTACGAAAGCGGCTCCTGATCTACGTGCTGCTCAGCTGCGAGCAGCTCTTCGTACGCTACCTGCACCTCCAGAAGCTCATGTCGACCTCCTCAGTTGTCTTCACTGAATCAGCCACGCTTACCCGCTTGGCCGCCAGCCTCGCCAGGGACTGCACAGTTTTCCTCACCGGCCCCGACGTCTACCGGAGCCTGCTCTCTGACTTCCTTGCCCTGCTCAAAGAAGAGCAGGCCCGAGTCTCCGCGCCCAGACTGCGCGCCGTTGGCCTTGGGGCTTACAGGCTCTTCCAGGTCCCATGGCATCACATCACTGGCGTCACCCAAGTGCCGCATTTCAACCTCAGCCTGAACTACCTCATCCAACTCAGCCGCCCGCGAGACCTTGTCAGTGAGCCTGAAAAGGATCCAATGAAGGAATTGAAGTCCATTCCCCAGCTGAAGAAGAAGAAGCCTCTGCGCTGGCTGTCCTCCAtgcaaaagaggagagaaagcacCTTCACTTCACAGATTGCATCACTGCCTGGGACCTCTGTGGCTCCCCGCAGCCGGGCTCCCCCGACCTCGCACTTGCCCCTCTACTCCCAGCTCCAGAGGAGCCAGTCCATGCCCTCTCTGCGTGAGGGTTGGAGGCTAGCAGATGAGCTGGGCCTTCCTCCACTCAGTCCTCGCCCCTTAACCCCACTGGTCCTGGTGGCAGAGAGCAAACCAGAGCTGGCAAGGGACACGGTGGCTGAGGACCTGAAGCAGATGATGAAGCATATGCAGCTGGGGTGGTCTCAGTACTCACAGCTGGACTCAGGGCTGCCCCCACTCCTGGGGGCCCTGACCTACCGCCCAGCTGCTACCCATCACCTAGAAGAGCTGCAGAGAAAGTTGAACAGCCTCGAGGAGCAAGAGGCCTTGGAACATCGGGGCCTCCATTCCCCTAAACCCCCTCTGCTTGAACCACAGCCAGTGACTGTTACTTTGAAGCTAAAAAATCAAATGGTCCAGATAGCTGCTGTACAGGTCTCAGGAAGAAACTTTTTGGATTCTTTCCACATTGAGCCGGCCGGTGTGCTATACAACCATCTGGCTGGTGAACTGGAACCCAAACTTATTGAGCAAATGGATATGGATCGCACTTTTGGCAGTAGCATCAGGGAAGTCTACAAGGAGCTGATGAGCCGTGTCTCTAACAACCACTTCACTTTTGACCAGGGGCCCCTGGTTGAGCCTGCAGCCAATAAAGACTGGTCAGCCTTCCTGTCCTCAGCCTTCCTACGTCAAGAAAAACAGCATCGTATCATCAACACCAAGCTGGCTGAGCTTTATCCCCAGAAAGCAAGCACTTTACAGTCCAATGCAGATAAGATATCCTCCTTCACATCACTCCAAGCAAGTAAAAGCTGGGACAGGTGGTCAAACAGGGCCAGATGGCTGAACTGGTGGAAAAGCACTTTGTCTGTGGGTGACTACTTTAAGTACCTCACCACCCAGGAGACAGATTTCCTCCATGTCATCTTCCAAATGTATGAAGAGGAGGGTCCTGTGGAGACCGTGGCCCCTATCAAAGAGTCCATAAAGATCCAACACCCACCCTCCTTGCTAGAAGATGACGAACCAGATTTTGTGCCAGGAGAGTGGGATTGGGACACGGTGCTGGAACACAGGCTAGAAACTAAGAGCAGCCTCCTGGAAGATTCTCACAAAATCCTGAGCCTGCAGAAGCGTTTGGAGCGGGTTTGGTCCATGCTTGACGTTCCAGAGAAGGACCGGCTGGACATGGCCATCAAATACAGCTCCAACGCCCGCCTGAGGCAGCTGCCGGCTCTGGTGAGTGCCTGGGAGCGGGCCTTGCAGCCCATCCAGCTGCGGGAGATACTGCTGGGGAGACTGGAATGGTTTGAGCGGCAAGCCTCTGACCCTAACCGCTTCTTCCAAAAGACTGATGCGGGCCTGAGTCGCTTCCTGGAGGAGAATCAGATCCGCGGCCGTCTCCAAAGGAAGCTTAGTATGGTGGAGGCTCCTTTGGTTCCCCTCCTGGAGGAGATCGAGTTAGTCTTTGGTGAGCCGGTAACCTTCAAGGGGCGGCGCTACCTGGACAAGATGAAGCACGACAAAGTGGAGATGCTCTACTGGCTGCAGCAGCAGCGGCGGGTCCGCCACCTAACCCGGGCCAAAAGGGCCTCCCATCAGTCAATCCTGTCCAGGAAGCTCAGCAGCCAGCCTTTAGTAGCCCCAGGGAATACTCCCATTACTCTTTGA
- the CTSF gene encoding cathepsin F isoform X1, protein MAPRLQLLLLLGLLSAAAPASSKPPAAGAQAWELASPELREPARFALEMYNRGRAAGTRAALGAVRGRVRRAGRGSLYSLKATLVEPPCNDPTVCQLPVSKKTLLCSFEVLDELGKHMLLRRDCGPVDTKTTDDRNETFSSFLPLLNKDPLPQDFSVKMASIFKDFVTTYNRTYDSQEEASWRMSVFANNMVRAQKIQALDRGTARYGVTKFSDLTEEEFRTIYLNPLLKDAPGRNMRPAQPVTDVPPPQWDWRNKGAVTNVKDQGMCGSCWAFSVTGNVEGQWFLKRGTLLSLSEQELLDCDKTDKACLGGLPSNAYSAIQTLGGLETEDDYSYRGRLQTCSFSAEKAKVYINDSVELSKNEQKLAAWLAKNGPVSVAINAFGMQFYRHGISHPLRPLCSPWLIDHAVLLVGYGNRSATPFWAIKNSWGTDWGEEGYYYLHRGSGACGVNIMASSAVIN, encoded by the exons ATGGCACCCCGGCtgcagctgctgttgctgctggggCTGCTCTCGGCCGCCGCTCCGGCCTCCAGCAAGCCCCCGGCGGCCGGCGCGCAGGCCTGGGAGCTGGCGTCCCCGGAGCTGCGGGAGCCCGCCCGCTTCGCCTTGGAGATGTACAACCGCGGCCGGGCTGCCGGGACGAGGGCCGCGCTGGGGGCCGTGCGCGGTCGCGTCCGCCGG GCGGGCCGGGGGTCCCTGTACTCGCTGAAGGCGACCCTGGTGGAGCCGCCCTGCAACGACCCCACGGTGTGCCAGCTCCCGGTGTCCAAGAAGACCCTG CTCTGCAGCTTCGAAGTCCTAGACGAGCTAGGAAAACACATGCTACTGAGGCGGGACTGTGGCCCAGTTGATACCAAGACCACAG ATGACAGAAATGAGACTTTCAGTTCATTCCTTCCACTGCTGAACAAGGATCCCCTCCCCCAG GACTTTTCTGTGAAGATGGCTTCGATCTTCAAGGACTTTGTCACCACCTATAACCGGACATATGATTCGCAGGAAG AAGCCAGTTGGCGCATGTCCGTCTTTGCCAATAACATGGTGCGGGCGCAGAAGATCCAGGCCCTGGACCGTGGCACAGCTCGGTATGGGGTCACCAAGTTCAGTGACCTGACAG AGGAGGAGTTCCGCACCATCTACCTGAATCCCCTCCTGAAAGATGCGCCTGGCAGGAACATGCGACCGGCCCAGCCTGTCACCGACGTTCCTCCGCCCCAGTGGGACTGGAGGAATAAGGGGGCTGTCACCAATGTCAAGGACCAG GGTATGTGCGGCTCCTGCTGGGCCTTCTCAGTCACAGGCAACGTGGAGGGCCAGTGGTTCCTCAAACGGGGGACCCTGCTCTCCCTCTCTGAGCAGG AGCTCTTGGACTGTGACAAGACTGACAAGGCCTGCCTGGGCGGCTTGCCCTCCAACGCCTACTCGGCCATACAGACTCTGG GAGGGCTGGAGACAGAGGATGACTACAGCTACCGAGGCCGCTTGCAGACCTGCAGCTTCTCTGCAGAGAAGGCCAAGGTCTACATCAACGACTCAGTGGAGCTGAGCAAGAATGAGCAAA AGCTGGCGGCCTGGCTGGCTAAGAACGGCCCCGTCTCCGTTGCCATCAACGCCTTTGGCATGCAG TTCTACCGCCACGGGATCTCCCACCCCCTGCGCCCCCTCTGCAGCCCTTGGCTCATCGACCACGCCGTGCTGCTCGTGGGCTATGGCAACC gctctgccactcccttctgggcCATCAAGAACAGCTGGGGCACTGACTGGGGTGAGGAG GGTTACTACTACTTGCACCGTGGCTCCGGGGCCTGTGGCGTGAACATCATGGCCAGCTCAGCGGTGATAAACTGA
- the CTSF gene encoding cathepsin F isoform X2 encodes MAPRLQLLLLLGLLSAAAPASSKPPAAGAQAWELASPELREPARFALEMYNRGRAAGTRAALGAVRGRVRRAGRGSLYSLKATLVEPPCNDPTVCQLPVSKKTLLCSFEVLDELGKHMLLRRDCGPVDTKTTDDRNETFSSFLPLLNKDPLPQDFSVKMASIFKDFVTTYNRTYDSQEASWRMSVFANNMVRAQKIQALDRGTARYGVTKFSDLTEEEFRTIYLNPLLKDAPGRNMRPAQPVTDVPPPQWDWRNKGAVTNVKDQGMCGSCWAFSVTGNVEGQWFLKRGTLLSLSEQELLDCDKTDKACLGGLPSNAYSAIQTLGGLETEDDYSYRGRLQTCSFSAEKAKVYINDSVELSKNEQKLAAWLAKNGPVSVAINAFGMQFYRHGISHPLRPLCSPWLIDHAVLLVGYGNRSATPFWAIKNSWGTDWGEEGYYYLHRGSGACGVNIMASSAVIN; translated from the exons ATGGCACCCCGGCtgcagctgctgttgctgctggggCTGCTCTCGGCCGCCGCTCCGGCCTCCAGCAAGCCCCCGGCGGCCGGCGCGCAGGCCTGGGAGCTGGCGTCCCCGGAGCTGCGGGAGCCCGCCCGCTTCGCCTTGGAGATGTACAACCGCGGCCGGGCTGCCGGGACGAGGGCCGCGCTGGGGGCCGTGCGCGGTCGCGTCCGCCGG GCGGGCCGGGGGTCCCTGTACTCGCTGAAGGCGACCCTGGTGGAGCCGCCCTGCAACGACCCCACGGTGTGCCAGCTCCCGGTGTCCAAGAAGACCCTG CTCTGCAGCTTCGAAGTCCTAGACGAGCTAGGAAAACACATGCTACTGAGGCGGGACTGTGGCCCAGTTGATACCAAGACCACAG ATGACAGAAATGAGACTTTCAGTTCATTCCTTCCACTGCTGAACAAGGATCCCCTCCCCCAG GACTTTTCTGTGAAGATGGCTTCGATCTTCAAGGACTTTGTCACCACCTATAACCGGACATATGATTCGCAGGAAG CCAGTTGGCGCATGTCCGTCTTTGCCAATAACATGGTGCGGGCGCAGAAGATCCAGGCCCTGGACCGTGGCACAGCTCGGTATGGGGTCACCAAGTTCAGTGACCTGACAG AGGAGGAGTTCCGCACCATCTACCTGAATCCCCTCCTGAAAGATGCGCCTGGCAGGAACATGCGACCGGCCCAGCCTGTCACCGACGTTCCTCCGCCCCAGTGGGACTGGAGGAATAAGGGGGCTGTCACCAATGTCAAGGACCAG GGTATGTGCGGCTCCTGCTGGGCCTTCTCAGTCACAGGCAACGTGGAGGGCCAGTGGTTCCTCAAACGGGGGACCCTGCTCTCCCTCTCTGAGCAGG AGCTCTTGGACTGTGACAAGACTGACAAGGCCTGCCTGGGCGGCTTGCCCTCCAACGCCTACTCGGCCATACAGACTCTGG GAGGGCTGGAGACAGAGGATGACTACAGCTACCGAGGCCGCTTGCAGACCTGCAGCTTCTCTGCAGAGAAGGCCAAGGTCTACATCAACGACTCAGTGGAGCTGAGCAAGAATGAGCAAA AGCTGGCGGCCTGGCTGGCTAAGAACGGCCCCGTCTCCGTTGCCATCAACGCCTTTGGCATGCAG TTCTACCGCCACGGGATCTCCCACCCCCTGCGCCCCCTCTGCAGCCCTTGGCTCATCGACCACGCCGTGCTGCTCGTGGGCTATGGCAACC gctctgccactcccttctgggcCATCAAGAACAGCTGGGGCACTGACTGGGGTGAGGAG GGTTACTACTACTTGCACCGTGGCTCCGGGGCCTGTGGCGTGAACATCATGGCCAGCTCAGCGGTGATAAACTGA